GGCCGTGAAGCTGCCCGGCCGGCTCCGGCGGGCCTGATCCGCGCCCCCTCCCGCGCGCGTTGACCATGTGATCCGGGCGGCGCGGTTCCCGGTTCTGACATCTGAACGGCAAGGGCGGCGCCGCCCGCCCATCCGCCGATGATCGCCCGCCCGCCGATCGGCCGCCGACGACGACGGCTTCAGCGCAAGCCTGGCAGATCGATGATCACCCGGGTAACGGCTTCATTGGCCCGCAACATCATGCGGCCACCATGAAGCTCCACCAGATCCTGCACCAGCGGCAGATCGATGCCGGTGCCGTCGCGGCGATGGATGGTGGGATCGGTCAGCCGGGTCATGTCGCCCCCTGACGGATCATCGCTCAACGCCAGACAGCCATCGGTTTCAACCACGATCCGGCAGGCGCCCGTCGCCGGGCGCGGCAGGCTGTCGCCTGTACCCGGGCGCGGAGAGTTGTCGCCTGTACCCGGGCGCGAAAAGTTGTCGTGGCCGGCGGTGCCAGCTTCTGTCTCGGTCGGCTGGGTGATGATCAGGCGGACGGTGCCACCCGGCAGAGCCGCATCGACGGCGTCGATCAGCAGCCGCGTCAAGGCGCGGGGCAGGGCATCGGGATCGGCGCGGATCTCGGTCAGCTCTGGTGCCGCCTCCAGGCTGAAATGAACACCGCCCTGGCGGGCCAGCTTGCGTGCGGCGGCAACCGGATGCCGCACGATCTCGGCCAGCGGACACAGTCGGGCGCTGACATCGAAGCCGCCGGTTTCGATCCGCGCCAGATCGAGCAGATCATCCACCAGCCGCAACAGGTGCAGACCGCTGACATGAATGTCGTTGACATATTCCATGTAGCGATCGATGGCGGCCGGGCCCAGCGCCTGATAGCGGATCAGTTCCGAAAAGCCGATGATGGCGTTCAGCGGCGTGCGCAGTTCATGGTTCATGCGGCCCAGAAAATGGCTGCGGGCCGTGGCGGCGGCCGCCCTTTGCCGGCGCGCCTCCGCCATGTCGGCCGACCATTCGGCCGGCTGACCGGGCAGGGGAGTGGCGATGGGCTGCTGGGCGGCGATCAGCCCGATGGCGATGCACAGGTCTTCCCATGCCTCCGTCGCGGCGGCAACGGAGGCGGCATCGGGGATGGTCGCCCAGCCGAAGACGGCGATCACGTCGCCGGCATCCAGGCACAGCGCCGTGGCGTCGGGCGTCATCGGCAGGCACAGATTGCGTGGTACGCTCAGCCCGGACAGGATCACCGGTCTGCCGGTGATGTCGCGGATCATCCAGCTTGGCGGACGAAAGCCGCCATCGGCACCGGAGGTCGATGGCGGTTCGGCATGAGCCACCGGTTCCAGCCGCCCGCCGGCCAGCCTGCGCAGCACCACCACCTGGCGGGCACCGGCCCGCGTGGCCAGGCTGTGGACAAGACCCCGCAGGGCCGCCGGCGTGGTGGACATCGCCTGCGGTGTCATCCGTCTGACCCCTGCGGCCGCCTCGGACGAGCCGGTGGCGGTATCGGGGCTGTCGGGGTCATCATGCTGTGGCACGCGGCTCATCAAAACGTTCCGACTGCTCATTCTTTGGTTCCGGCACCAGACCTTGCCACTTCCATTTCATCGAGCGTGTCCATTCGCCGATAAAACGGATAAAATACACGACATAAAATATACAAATGCCATGTTTACTCGAATCTGCCCGATTCGGGTCAGGTATCGAGTGGTTCCCTAAAATATGTCGGATCTCTATCCTTGTCTGCATATGATTTAACCTGCATGGATACCAACCGGCCTTTGTTCGAACCCTGGTGGATGTGGGGGCGGCGGCCCACGGCGTATCGGCATGACGCCGGGCCAGCCGCCGCTTGGCGCCAGACACCGGCGCGGCTATGATCGGGGCGATGCTCACCTGTTCCGGACGATTGCCCAGATGACTGCCGATCCCTCCGCCGCGCCGCCGGCGGATGCCGCCCATATCCCCCCCAAGGCGCCGGCCCTATCGGTATGGCGCCAGCGCCTGATCCTGATCGAAGCGGGGCTGGGGCTGGCGACGGCGG
The Tistrella bauzanensis DNA segment above includes these coding regions:
- a CDS encoding sensor histidine kinase encodes the protein MSRVPQHDDPDSPDTATGSSEAAAGVRRMTPQAMSTTPAALRGLVHSLATRAGARQVVVLRRLAGGRLEPVAHAEPPSTSGADGGFRPPSWMIRDITGRPVILSGLSVPRNLCLPMTPDATALCLDAGDVIAVFGWATIPDAASVAAATEAWEDLCIAIGLIAAQQPIATPLPGQPAEWSADMAEARRQRAAAATARSHFLGRMNHELRTPLNAIIGFSELIRYQALGPAAIDRYMEYVNDIHVSGLHLLRLVDDLLDLARIETGGFDVSARLCPLAEIVRHPVAAARKLARQGGVHFSLEAAPELTEIRADPDALPRALTRLLIDAVDAALPGGTVRLIITQPTETEAGTAGHDNFSRPGTGDNSPRPGTGDSLPRPATGACRIVVETDGCLALSDDPSGGDMTRLTDPTIHRRDGTGIDLPLVQDLVELHGGRMMLRANEAVTRVIIDLPGLR